A genomic segment from Colletotrichum higginsianum IMI 349063 chromosome 5, whole genome shotgun sequence encodes:
- a CDS encoding Dimethylallyl tryptophan synthase yields the protein MAPAVTLNHDTDTPLRSPDKLDTLACSSKSSQTIPIDPPLNPKHRWWWDRCAPLLNSLLTSAGSYTPEEKADHLRVFRDVVVPSFGTPTPEAKVKPLLTYDGSTFEPSWNFTEGDDGVIRYTFEPLGDDAGSEEDPFAGEIGRSMMPVLSRVSSDVDLRWYEQIVNAWFVTPDEAAAARQNMPASVQRIPQVFLAYDMKRAKRVLKAYLFPVLKHFATGAATSDLVFDLIPKLQPFGDKLAAPAAKLRKYLAGCREPCLVEMMAIDCVDPGKARVKVYARTASNSRSVLADVFTLGGAQTDEATLRGVETAEKVWHLLLDEPEGMAPDQRKECRDARTLHKGICFAFELRPGAERIDIKAHLPWGQTSRSDARTVDNFSQALRNLGWDESADKFYRGASAAAKL from the coding sequence ATGGCACCCGCAGTCACCTTGAACCATGACACCGACACACCACTAAGGTCGCCAGATAAGCTCGACACCCTCGCCTGTTCGTCCAAGAGCAGCCAAACAATCCCAATCGACCCCCCCCTGAACCCAAAGCatcggtggtggtgggacAGGTGCGCGCCGCTCCTGAACAGCCTTCTCACCAGTGCGGGATCGTACACCCCTGAGGAGAAGGCGGACCACCTGCGCGTCTTCCGCGATGTCGTCGTGCCTTCGTTCgggacgccgacgcccgaAGCCAAGGTCAAGCCCCTCCTCACGTACGACGGCTCGACCTTTGAGCCGTCGTGGAACTTcaccgagggcgacgacggcgtcatACGCTACACCTTTGAgcccctcggcgacgacgccggctcCGAGGAGGACCCCTTTGCCGGCGAGATCGGCCGCTCCATGATGCCCGTCCTCTCCCGGGTCTCGTCCGACGTCGACCTGCGGTGGTACGAGCAGATCGTCAACGCGTGGTTCGTCACGCccgacgaggcggccgcggcgcggCAGAACATGCCCGCCTCCGTCCAGCGCATCCCCCAGGTCTTCCTCGCCTACGACATGAAGCGCGCCAAGCGCGTCCTCAAGGCCTATCTCTTCCCCGTGCTGAAGCACTTCGCGACGGGGGCCGCGACGTCggacctcgtcttcgacctgATCCCCAAGCTGCAGCCCTTTGGCGACAAGCtcgccgcgccggccgcgaAGCTGCGGAAGTACCTGGCAGGCTGCAGAGAGCCGTGCCTCGTCGAGATGATGGCCATCGACTGCGTCGACCCCGGCAAGGCCCGCGTCAAGGTCTACGCGCGCACGGCGTCCAACTCCCGATCCGTGCTGGCGGACGTCTTCACCCTCGGCGGGGCCCAGACCGACGAGGCGACGCTCAGGGgcgtcgagacggccgagaaggtctggcacctgctgctcgacgagccgGAGGGCATGGCGCCGGACCAGCGCAAGGAGTGCCGGGACGCGCGCACCTTGCACAAGGGCATCTGCTTCGCGTTCGAGCTGAGGCCCGGGGCGGAGCGCATCGACATCAAGGCCCATCTGCCGTGGGGCCAGACTTCACGGAGCGACGCCCGGACGGTGGACAACTTCTCCCAGGCGTTGAGGAACCTGGGCTGGGACGAGTCCGCGGACAAGTTTTACAGAGGAGCCTCTGCGGCCGCCAAACTGTGA
- a CDS encoding Isoflavone reductase family protein — translation MAPPKVQTVALAGATGNVGKWTLKALVADGFRVTVLARRQASFPDGVTVKVVDFGSSDALTEALRGHDAFVDCTLVHDDTPARLMDAAAAAGVYRYIPSDFSLDLHNRNVHELPVFFRKDANDRRLFRTCEETGMTWSVVCNGAFLDWNLRSGFMNIDVHGRRVDYIGDGANVHVWTTLEAAGKAVSGTLRRAAETENRPVYVHSVNKSQRQMADLCKEALGGPDDGWEESQSDMDEVLAGALREFHAGNYGWNVFGDMIRYANSRPDFSCPWEKSDNALLGVETMTDDEVKGLIRAIAAEKTASA, via the exons ATGGCACCACCCAAGGTACAAACCGTGGCGCTCGCGGGT GCAACCGGCAACGTTGGCAAGTGGACTCTGAAAGCCCTGGTCGCGGATGGCTTCCGCGTGACCGTTCTGGCTCGCAGACAGGCGTCCTTCCCCGACGGAGTGACTGTCAAGGTGGTCGACTTCGGCTCGTCCGACGCCTTGACGGAGGCGTTGAGAGGGCACGACGCCTTTGTCGACTGCACGCTCGTCCACGACGACACCCCGGCGCGGCTCATGgacgcggccgcggcggcgggggtcTATCGCTACATCCCGTCGGACTTCAGCCTGGACCTCCACAACCGCAACGTCCACGAGCTGCCCGTCTTCTTCCGCAAGGACGCCAACGACAGGCGCCTCTTCCGGACGTGCGAGGAGACGGGCATGACCTGGAGCGTCGTCTGCAACGGGGCGTTCCTGGACTGGAACCTGCGCTCCGGCTTCATGAACATCGACGTCCACGGGCGGAGGGTTGACTACATCGGCGACGGGGCCAACGTCCACGTCTGGACGACGCTCGAGGCGGCAGGCAAGGCCGTCTCCGGGACcctgcgccgcgccgccgagacggagaacAGGCCGGTCTACGTGCACTCCGTCAACAAGAGCCAGAGGCAGATGGCGGACCTCTGCAAGGAGGCCCTGGGGGGGCCCGACGACGGCTGGGAGGAGTCGCAGTCGGACATGGACGAGGTGCTCGCCGGGGCTCTGCGGGAATTCCACGCCGGCAACTATGGGTGGAACGTCTTCGGCGACATGATCCGGTACGCCAACTCGAGGCCGGACTTCTCGTGCCCCTGGGAGAAGAGCGACAACGCCTTGTTGGGGGTCGAGACGatgacggacgacgaggtgaAGGGGTTGATCAGGGCCATtgcggccgagaagacggcaTCAGCTTAG
- a CDS encoding Endo-1,4-beta-xylanase encodes MRSFASLFTATLAAVGALAAPAAEPVTTTDLIKRQSTPSTQGTHNGYFYSWWTDGASPVTYTNGAAGAYSVQWKSGGNFVGGKGWKTGGPKTIKYSGTWSPVNNGNSYLTVYGWTKNPLIEYYIVENHGEYNPGSAGTLKGQVTSDGSVYKLYESTRTNAPSIEGTKTFKQFWAIREKKRTGGTVTTQNFFNAWKNAGMNLGTTFDYMIVATEGYKSAGSASIKVETAA; translated from the exons ATGCGCTCTTTCGCTTCCCTCTTCACGGCCaccctggccgccgtcggtgccctcgccgcccccgccgccgagcccgtcaccaccaccgaccTCATCAAGCGCCAGTCCACCCCGTCCACCCAGGGCACCCACAACGGCTACTTCTACAGCTGGTGGACCGACGGCGCGTCCCCCGTCACCTACaccaacggcgccgccggcgcctaCAGCGTCCAGTGGAAGTCCGGCGGCAacttcgtcggcggcaagggctgGAAGACGGGCGGCCCCAAGACCATCAAGTACTCCGGCACCTGGTCCCCCGTCAACAACGGCAACAGCTACCTGACCGTCTACGGCTGGACCAAGAACCCC CTCATCGAGTACTACATTGTCGAGAACCACGGCGAGTACAACCCGGGCAGCGCCGGCACCCTCAAGGGCCAGGTCACCAGCGACGGCTCCGTCTACAAGCTGTACGAGAGCACCCGCACCAACGCCCCCAGCATCGAGGGCACCAAGACCTTCAAGCAGTTCTGGGCCATccgcgagaagaagcgcaccggcggcaccgtcaccACCCAGAACTTCTTCAACGCCTGGAAGAACGCCGGCATGAACCTCGGCACCACCTTTGACTACATGATCGTCGCCACCGAGGGCTACAAGTCCGCCGGCTCCGCCAGCATCAAGGTCGAGACCGCTGCGTAG
- a CDS encoding Integral membrane protein: MAGETGTISVSQVQAMVMIAFAATAYYNTIEIFFSIFTTFKRRRGRYFWSMIVANAGINVNVIAFVLRYFGYYREAVFASSIIIPLAWYSMVTGQAIVLWSRLHLVVHSQRQIRLVLAMIVFNAVTMHIPETVIFFLANNVGKQWAGPFKIYEKVELVVFTVQETVIAAFFLYQGYKSLKPLSAIRPKAVTNMVRHLAALLTVVFVLDTGLIILEYSDKFEIQTMCKPFVYSVKLKVEFVVLNKLLAFTRMSTCNCRGPESIPSATLALAGGSGNSNSNNRTTAPGPRGNKNGNPAELALPDVEQTGGSLSPIWQSIQSDRIFDGRTSPTSTRSRRRAKENGGFEITTTEATSPLSPPPQMKTIKDDG; this comes from the coding sequence ATGGCCGGCGAGACGGGCACCATCTCGGTCTCCCAGGTCCAGGCGATGGTCATGATCGCCTTCGCCGCGACCGCGTACTACAACACCATCgagatcttcttctccatcttcaccacGTTCAAGCGCCGGCGGGGCAGGTACTTCTGGAGCATGATCGTCGCCAACGCGGGcatcaacgtcaacgtcatcGCCTTCGTCCTGCGCTACTTCGGCTACTACcgcgaggccgtcttcgcctccagcatcatcatcccGCTGGCCTGGTACTCCATGGTGACGGGCCAGGCCATCGTCCTGTGGTCGCGCctccacctcgtcgtccacaGCCAGCGCCAGATCCGCCTGGTGCTGGCCATGATCGTCTTCAACGCCGTCACGATGCACATCCCCGAGaccgtcatcttcttcctcgccaacaATGTCGGCAAGCAGTGGGCCGGGCCCTTCAAGATCTACGAAAAGGTCGAGCTGGTCGTCTTCACCGTCCAGGAgaccgtcatcgccgccttcttcctctacCAGGGCTACAAGAGCCTCAAGCCGCTGAGCGCCATCCGGCCCAAGGCCGTCACCAACATGGTCCGCCACCTGGCCGCCCTCCtcaccgtcgtcttcgtcctcgacacgggcctcatcatcctcgagTACAGCGACAAGTTCGAGATCCAGACCATGTGCAAGCCCTTTGTCTACAGCGTCAAGCTCAAGGTCGAgttcgtcgtcctcaacAAGCTGCTGGCCTTCACCCGCATGAGCACCTGCAACTGCCGGGGCCCGGAGAGCATCCCCTCGGCCACGctggccctcgccggcggcagcggcaacagcaacagcaacaaccgcacgacggcgccggggccgCGGGGGAACAAGAATGGCAACCCGGCCGAGCTGGCGCTCCCGGACGTCGAGCAGACGGGCGGGTCGCTGTCGCCCATCTGGCAGTCCATCCAGAGCGACCGCATCTTCGACGGGCGGACGTCCCCGACGAGCACGcgcagccggcgccgggcgaAGGAGAACGGGGGGTTTGAAATCACGACGACGGAGGCCACCTCGcccctctcgccgccgccacagATGAAGACCATCAAAGACGATGGCTGA